The segment GACCGCGGTCTCGCACCGCTCGGTGACCGGGGTGCCGGTGAGCGTCTGGTTGGTGAAGTAGCTCGCCTTGTACTGCCCGATCGGGCACGAGGCGGCGGCGTCGGCGGTCACGCTGAACCTGGCCACGGCGTCGCCGCCGTTCTCGTAGTACTCCACCTTCAGCTCGTGGCTGCCGGCGGTTATCGCGCGGGAGGTGGTGTAGGTGGTTGCCGATTGGTCCTTCCATTGGTCGATGATCAGCGTGCCGTCCAGGTAGACCCGGACGCCGTCGTCGGCGGTGGCGCTGAAGGTGTGGGTGCCGGCGGTGAAGGTCTGGGTCTTCACCCAGCGGACCGAGAAGTTGTCGGCGCCGACCCCGACCCCGGTCGGACCACCCAGGCCCCAGTTGTAGTCGACCGCGGCCTCGCAGCGCTCACCCGCCGCTGTGCCCGACAGCGTCTGGTTGGCGAAGTAGCTGGCCTTCCACTGCCCGGACGTGCAGCCGGCCGGTGCCGGCTGGTAGGTGGCGGTGTAGGTGGTCGGGGTGGCGGGGGCGATCACGTCGTGTTGGGCGGCGCCGCCGTCGGACCAGGAGACGAACTCATAGCTGGTGCCATTTAGGGCCTGGGTCAGGGGCGCCGCGATAGTGTTGTGGGAGCCGACGATCACCGTGCGGGTGACCGGCGTGGTGGAGGCGCTGCTGCCCACCGTGAGCTGCAGTCCGGTCGGGTTGGAGCGGAAGGTGAGGTCCACCGTCTGGGGGTCGAGGCGCACGCTGGCAGTGTCGGTCAGCCCGCCGCTGTCGGTCGCAGTCAGTTGCAGCTCGATCCAGGCCGGGTACTCGTGGTCGGGGGCCGAGAACGAGCCGCTGGCCACCCCGTTGAAGTCTTGGACGGCGTGGGTGTGGCAGTCGGTTGGGGTGGCGCAGTGGTGCAGGATCAGCGACCAGGACAGCCTGGTCGCCGGCAGCGTGCCGTCCTGCGAGTCGCTGGCATGGCCGGAGAAGCCGATGGTGTCGCCGACCGTCCAGGTGCGTGTTGGTGCCGGCGTGTCGATGACCGCCGTCGGTGGTGAGTTGCCCGCCGTGATCGTCACCGAGGCGGGGTCGCTGACCAGCCCCCGACTGTCAGTGACCTTGAGCTTGGCGGTGTAGCTGCCGGGCGTGGGGTAGGTGTGGGTGGCCGTGGCGGTGGTGGCGTCGCCAAAGGCGCCGTCGCCGTTCAGGTCCCAGGCGTAGGAGGCGATCGTGTCGCCGGCATCGGGGTCGCTGGAGCCCCTGCCGTCGAAGTTGACCGCCAGTGGGACCGGGCCGCTGGTCGGATTGGCGCTGATCCGGGCCACCGGTGCCTGGTTGCCGCCGGTGTAGGTGACACGATGCACGGAGCCGCCAAGGTCGGCCCACCACAGGTTCTTGTCCGGGCCGATCTCCAGCTCGACGATGCCGAAGGCGCCGGTGGCGAACACTTGGGCCTGGGCTGGATCGGGCAGGCCGCCCGACCCCGCTGGGATCACCCCGATGCAGCTGCGGGTGTAGTCGGCGAAGAACAGCCCGTTGTCGTAGCTGGCCGGGTAGTTGCCGGCCGGGTCGGAGAAGGCCACCCCGGCAGCCGCCGACCCCGTGTTGACACAGCCGCTCCCAGCCA is part of the Actinomycetota bacterium genome and harbors:
- a CDS encoding PA14 domain-containing protein, yielding MNIEFAPDGAVFAAEKGGEIKVFDSVSDTTPSAFGTGLAPAVHDFWDRGMLGLALDPQFPTRPYVYVLYTYDHVLGSSAPPPRWGDGCPNPPGATDQGCVVSGRLSRLTADTTSKRMVPGSERVLIEDWCQQFPSHSVGDLAFGPDGALYVSGGDGASFNYVDHGQTGNPCGDPMGGAGIGDDEGGALRSQDRRTSGDPVTLDGTVIRIAASTLASLPGGTPALTSNAGRIIATGMRNPFRMTTRPGTSEIWLGDVGWSTWEEINRIRPGGAIENFGWPCYEGDGQQPGYRDANLAMCSNLAASQVTRPYYRWQHGGPLAGSGCVNTGSAAAGVAFSDPAGNYPASYDNGLFFADYTRSCIGVIPAGSGGLPDPAQAQVFATGAFGIVELEIGPDKNLWWADLGGSVHRVTYTGGNQAPVARISANPTSGPVPLAVNFDGRGSSDPDAGDTIASYAWDLNGDGAFGDATTATATHTYPTPGSYTAKLKVTDSRGLVSDPASVTITAGNSPPTAVIDTPAPTRTWTVGDTIGFSGHASDSQDGTLPATRLSWSLILHHCATPTDCHTHAVQDFNGVASGSFSAPDHEYPAWIELQLTATDSGGLTDTASVRLDPQTVDLTFRSNPTGLQLTVGSSASTTPVTRTVIVGSHNTIAAPLTQALNGTSYEFVSWSDGGAAQHDVIAPATPTTYTATYQPAPAGCTSGQWKASYFANQTLSGTAAGERCEAAVDYNWGLGGPTGVGVGADNFSVRWVKTQTFTAGTHTFSATADDGVRVYLDGTLIIDQWKDQSATTYTTSRAITAGSHELKVEYYENGGDAVARFSVTADAAASCPIGQYKASYFTNQTLTGTPVTERCETAVNYDWGGGSPSGAGVGPDNFSVRWVATRSFATTGSYTFTATADDGIRVYLDGALVIDQWRDQSATTYTASRTVTAGNHEVKVEYYENGGDAVAKVTIAP